Proteins encoded together in one Psychrobacter sp. 28M-43 window:
- a CDS encoding acyl-CoA dehydrogenase family protein: MNDISSAEITTLPSDAANKIYASAIMFRDETESARKIAPVVVNKLSEFALFRMGLPKSLGGWAGNPVETLKTYETLASAEASVAWIVWNNHLACTFGRFLDESSMKEVYSDPSHIYANSARPEGVAQTVDNGYMVSGQWTLVSGCQLADWFVLRCLVISEGSPTTLGPGAKLKLFFIPKKDVKIIDTWDVGGLNGTGSHDIVVKDAFVKEAYAVDFDSPVAIDTAYSRLPIGCINAAGCAAMALGVLKAAMDDLVDMCLERVTPGKSPDLRDRATVQATIAKSKTILASKRAQLHHSVDILWEESQQKNTFTYIQLADVWAASCEAAREARDMVSEIYAVAGTASLYKKHKIERAHRDIHAILQHGIIQPHWMNQAGMVYVGLTPNGAMFRI; encoded by the coding sequence ATGAATGATATATCCTCAGCAGAGATAACCACTCTACCATCGGATGCAGCAAACAAGATTTATGCATCAGCAATCATGTTCAGAGATGAAACAGAAAGCGCTAGAAAAATTGCACCCGTGGTAGTCAATAAACTTTCAGAATTTGCATTATTTAGAATGGGGCTGCCTAAATCATTAGGAGGATGGGCAGGCAACCCAGTAGAAACGCTAAAAACTTATGAGACGTTGGCCAGTGCTGAGGCCTCCGTTGCTTGGATCGTTTGGAACAATCATTTGGCCTGTACATTCGGTCGATTTTTGGACGAGTCCAGCATGAAAGAAGTATATAGCGACCCCTCTCATATTTATGCCAATTCCGCACGTCCTGAAGGCGTGGCCCAAACAGTAGATAATGGCTATATGGTATCAGGACAATGGACACTCGTCTCTGGATGCCAATTGGCTGACTGGTTTGTGCTCCGTTGCCTCGTTATCTCCGAAGGCTCTCCTACGACCCTTGGCCCAGGTGCAAAGTTAAAGCTGTTTTTTATTCCCAAGAAAGATGTAAAAATCATTGATACCTGGGATGTGGGCGGTTTAAATGGCACAGGTAGCCACGATATAGTCGTCAAAGACGCTTTTGTCAAAGAGGCTTATGCAGTTGACTTTGATAGTCCTGTGGCTATCGACACTGCCTACAGTCGTCTGCCTATCGGTTGTATCAATGCTGCTGGCTGTGCGGCGATGGCGCTAGGCGTATTAAAAGCCGCTATGGATGACTTGGTTGATATGTGCCTTGAAAGAGTAACACCTGGTAAGAGTCCAGATCTACGCGACCGTGCAACGGTACAGGCTACCATTGCTAAGAGCAAAACAATACTGGCATCGAAACGCGCCCAACTGCATCACAGTGTAGATATATTATGGGAAGAATCTCAACAGAAGAACACCTTTACTTATATACAGCTTGCAGATGTATGGGCAGCGTCTTGTGAGGCCGCAAGAGAAGCTCGTGACATGGTATCTGAAATTTACGCAGTCGCAGGCACAGCCTCCCTATATAAAAAGCACAAGATAGAACGAGCACATAGAGATATTCATGCGATTTTGCAGCATGGCATCATTCAACCTCACTGGATGAATCAAGCAGGTATGGTCTATGTCGGACTGACACCGAATGGCGCAATGTTCAGAATATAG
- the maiA gene encoding maleylacetoacetate isomerase, with the protein MTLYGYFRSSTSYRTRIAMNLKGLDYDDITINLAQDEQLESAFKAINPQGLVPVLQTDDLLLYQSPAILEWLEDVYPEHPLLPNDAAGRMQVRALSAIIGCDIHPINNRRILQYLRNELSVDEKDVVAWCNRWISEGFAALETRLTADNNRGQFCYGDSPTLADCYLIPQVSSARRFKVDLSAYPSIVAIDTHCRTLKAFADADPMMQPDAPKRDA; encoded by the coding sequence ATGACACTTTATGGCTACTTTCGTAGTAGCACGTCTTACCGTACTCGTATCGCTATGAACCTAAAAGGCTTAGATTACGATGATATCACGATCAATCTAGCACAGGATGAACAGTTAGAATCTGCCTTTAAAGCCATTAACCCGCAAGGATTAGTACCTGTCCTACAGACTGACGATTTATTATTATATCAAAGTCCAGCTATCTTGGAGTGGTTAGAAGATGTCTACCCTGAGCATCCATTATTACCTAACGATGCTGCTGGGCGTATGCAGGTACGCGCGCTGAGCGCTATAATTGGTTGCGACATTCACCCAATTAATAATCGCCGCATCCTACAGTACCTACGCAATGAGCTGTCAGTAGACGAGAAAGATGTGGTTGCATGGTGCAATCGCTGGATCAGTGAAGGTTTTGCCGCTTTAGAAACACGCTTGACGGCGGATAACAATCGCGGACAGTTCTGCTATGGGGACAGTCCCACTCTCGCAGATTGTTATTTAATTCCGCAAGTCTCTTCTGCTCGCCGCTTCAAAGTAGATTTAAGCGCTTATCCCAGTATCGTAGCCATTGATACTCATTGCCGTACACTAAAGGCATTTGCAGATGCGGATCCTATGATGCAACCTGATGCGCCGAAACGTGATGCCTAA
- a CDS encoding IclR family transcriptional regulator — translation MPADKTLVDSSISNKNQSGVQSLEIGLSLLDVLIDRNEPMMLKDIAEAMQMHPAKSHRYLVSLIRKNYARKLDDGRYGLGDRVNALASLGHTELNQNNLLARLTQVANEIKDTLNCGVQVAKWFSEGPIIIQSVEPDSPISIITRIGSRMPLTTSATGQLFASYQPDAVIQPLVTAEWHTSNTVADMADKWQHFTQLQAKIRTQGYATVTGDMLMGINAITIPVILPQLANSATKPSTSSDKTDSEDLPLEYAITIIGTTEQLPMSEQHNVVKQILAIAQRYQIA, via the coding sequence ATGCCAGCAGACAAAACCCTTGTAGACAGTTCTATCAGCAATAAAAACCAAAGTGGGGTTCAGTCGCTTGAGATTGGGCTGTCGTTACTCGATGTGCTGATCGACCGTAATGAGCCTATGATGCTAAAGGATATCGCTGAAGCCATGCAAATGCATCCAGCAAAATCCCATCGTTACTTAGTCAGCCTTATCCGCAAAAACTACGCGCGTAAGCTTGATGATGGTCGCTATGGGCTTGGCGATAGAGTCAATGCATTGGCATCACTAGGACATACGGAACTCAACCAAAACAATCTTTTGGCACGTCTCACGCAAGTGGCTAATGAAATCAAAGACACCTTAAATTGCGGTGTGCAAGTCGCCAAATGGTTTAGCGAAGGTCCTATTATTATTCAGTCCGTTGAGCCAGACAGTCCGATTAGTATCATTACTCGCATTGGCTCACGTATGCCTCTGACGACATCGGCCACAGGGCAGTTATTTGCCAGTTATCAACCTGATGCCGTCATTCAACCATTGGTCACAGCTGAGTGGCATACGAGTAATACCGTCGCAGATATGGCTGATAAGTGGCAGCACTTTACCCAGCTACAGGCCAAAATTCGTACTCAAGGCTATGCGACAGTGACGGGCGATATGCTTATGGGGATTAACGCCATTACGATTCCTGTTATATTGCCACAGCTTGCCAATAGTGCTACTAAACCATCCACGAGTAGTGACAAAACTGATAGTGAAGATTTACCGCTAGAATATGCCATCACTATCATTGGAACGACAGAGCAGTTACCGATGAGCGAGCAACATAACGTGGTTAAGCAAATACTGGCGATAGCACAGCGTTATCAAATTGCCTAG
- a CDS encoding TRAP transporter substrate-binding protein: protein MKIRTPLGILLAASISITGCSNNDQAAGASTDAGKVTTLRFSHFMTATDNINTEALEPWAKKIEADSKGRLKIEIYPSATLSKPGATYDATAKGSVDIGMQAQGYTAGRFPLTQIVELPGITNTAQQQSCILHKLYDDGIIKDEYEDTHLLALIGTGQGALHTVDKPIRTPADMKGLRIRQPSAVASHIIEATGAAPVGMPASDTYTSLQRGVIDGLSFTWQPIQAFRLDELINTHTNIPFYNSTFVISMNKEKYNRLPDDLKKVIDDNSGAELAAHISKVFDVSNAKAMAAAKEKGDIMIDIPDPLNDPDWRGPLMEGSQHYLDEVNATGLDADNVYEKAKAASSGCMV from the coding sequence ATGAAAATAAGAACCCCTCTAGGAATACTCTTAGCCGCCTCAATTTCGATAACTGGCTGCTCCAATAACGACCAAGCAGCAGGCGCGTCTACAGATGCAGGTAAAGTGACAACGTTGCGGTTCTCGCATTTCATGACTGCCACTGACAATATAAATACCGAAGCGTTAGAGCCATGGGCAAAGAAAATTGAAGCAGATTCAAAAGGTCGCTTAAAGATTGAGATCTACCCTTCTGCAACGCTCAGCAAACCAGGTGCTACCTATGACGCTACGGCGAAAGGTAGTGTAGATATTGGTATGCAAGCGCAAGGATATACAGCAGGACGTTTTCCTTTGACTCAAATTGTAGAGTTGCCAGGTATCACAAATACCGCACAGCAGCAGAGCTGTATACTTCATAAGCTATATGATGACGGTATCATTAAAGATGAGTATGAAGACACTCACTTGCTCGCGTTGATAGGGACTGGACAAGGCGCGCTTCATACGGTTGATAAACCGATTCGCACGCCAGCTGATATGAAAGGTCTGCGTATTCGCCAACCTTCTGCGGTTGCGAGCCATATTATCGAAGCCACTGGTGCTGCACCTGTCGGCATGCCTGCCAGTGATACCTATACCTCTCTGCAGCGCGGTGTCATTGACGGGCTCAGCTTTACTTGGCAACCCATTCAAGCGTTTCGCCTTGATGAGCTGATCAATACGCACACCAATATTCCTTTTTATAACTCTACCTTTGTGATTAGCATGAACAAAGAGAAATACAACCGTTTGCCTGATGACCTCAAAAAAGTAATCGATGATAATTCTGGCGCAGAGCTAGCAGCGCATATCTCTAAAGTATTTGACGTCAGTAATGCCAAAGCAATGGCCGCTGCCAAAGAAAAAGGCGATATTATGATTGATATCCCTGATCCACTCAACGACCCAGATTGGAGAGGCCCATTGATGGAAGGCTCTCAGCATTACCTAGATGAAGTAAATGCAACTGGCCTAGACGCTGACAACGTATACGAAAAAGCAAAAGCGGCCAGTAGCGGCTGTATGGTTTAG
- a CDS encoding VOC family protein, with amino-acid sequence MSFQIEKIHHVAYRCKDAKETVEWYKKNLNMDFILAFAEDHVPSTKAFDPYMHVFLDAGNGNVLAFFEVPNQPEMGFDPNTPSWVQHLALKVKDREALIVAKEHLENAGIDVIGVTNHGIFHSIYFFDPNGHRLELTYDDPTSEDKVSMITDAIKQDMLDEWSRTKRAPAHTQFLHSDELAEAREVAPVGE; translated from the coding sequence ATGAGCTTTCAAATTGAGAAAATTCATCATGTGGCTTACCGCTGCAAAGATGCCAAAGAAACCGTCGAATGGTATAAAAAAAATCTAAACATGGATTTTATTTTAGCATTCGCAGAAGACCATGTGCCTTCGACCAAAGCCTTTGACCCCTATATGCACGTCTTTTTGGACGCTGGTAATGGCAATGTCTTAGCATTTTTCGAAGTACCCAACCAACCTGAGATGGGCTTTGACCCGAATACCCCAAGCTGGGTGCAGCACTTAGCGCTAAAAGTTAAGGACCGTGAGGCGCTAATTGTTGCCAAAGAGCATTTAGAAAATGCCGGCATCGATGTCATTGGCGTGACCAATCACGGCATCTTTCACTCGATTTACTTCTTTGATCCCAACGGTCATCGTCTCGAGCTGACCTATGATGATCCAACCTCAGAAGACAAAGTATCGATGATTACAGATGCCATCAAGCAAGACATGCTAGATGAGTGGTCTCGTACCAAGCGTGCTCCCGCACATACACAATTTTTGCATAGTGATGAGTTGGCTGAAGCACGCGAAGTTGCTCCTGTCGGTGAGTAA
- the fahA gene encoding fumarylacetoacetase has translation MSTTDSTLTSFIDIATDSDFSIHNLPYGIFSETKDAASDNKRRAGVAIGEHVLDLSVLEAEGLLSLDGGPYFDQSTLNAFIDSGRDNWTQARTIIQTLLSNDNDTLRDNADLQKKALFKQADVTMHLPVQVPGFTDFYSSKEHATNVGTMFRDPNNALLPNWTEMPVGYNGRASTVIISGTDIVRPSGQLKPSPDERPIFSACKRLDFELETAFVVGKGNHIGQPIAVDEAADHIFGMVLLNDWSARDIQKWEYVPLGPFNAKTFASEVSPWIVTMDALAPFKTACPTQEPKPLAYLNEKASDNSFDINLSVELLPENAETATVICETNFKYMYWSMAQQLTHHTITGCKVEVGDMIGSGTISGPTPDSYGSMLEIAWNATKPVTLKGGETRSFIEDGDTVIMKGYSEKDGIRVGFGEVRGKVLPALSFDFDK, from the coding sequence ATGTCAACGACTGACAGCACCCTCACCTCTTTTATCGATATCGCTACTGACTCTGACTTTTCTATTCACAATCTCCCTTATGGCATCTTTAGCGAAACCAAAGACGCTGCTAGTGATAACAAGCGCCGTGCAGGCGTTGCCATTGGTGAGCATGTACTGGATCTATCTGTACTCGAAGCCGAAGGATTATTAAGTTTAGACGGTGGTCCGTATTTTGACCAATCCACGCTAAATGCTTTTATTGATTCTGGTCGAGACAATTGGACACAGGCACGCACAATCATTCAGACACTGCTGTCTAATGACAATGACACCTTACGTGACAATGCCGACTTGCAAAAAAAGGCGCTATTTAAGCAAGCAGACGTCACCATGCATTTGCCAGTACAAGTACCGGGCTTTACCGATTTTTATTCATCGAAAGAGCACGCGACCAACGTCGGCACCATGTTCCGCGATCCAAACAACGCCCTACTGCCTAACTGGACCGAAATGCCAGTTGGCTATAACGGACGCGCCAGCACCGTTATCATCAGTGGAACTGATATCGTACGTCCATCAGGTCAGCTAAAGCCTAGCCCTGATGAGCGTCCTATTTTTTCTGCCTGTAAGCGCTTGGATTTTGAGCTAGAAACTGCATTTGTCGTTGGCAAAGGCAATCATATCGGTCAGCCAATCGCCGTAGATGAGGCCGCTGATCATATTTTTGGCATGGTGTTGCTTAATGACTGGTCAGCACGAGATATCCAAAAATGGGAATACGTGCCTTTAGGTCCATTTAATGCTAAGACCTTTGCCTCTGAGGTGTCTCCTTGGATTGTCACCATGGATGCGTTGGCTCCGTTCAAAACAGCTTGTCCAACACAAGAACCCAAGCCGCTTGCATATCTAAACGAAAAAGCTAGCGATAACAGCTTTGACATCAATCTGTCGGTTGAGTTACTGCCTGAAAATGCGGAAACAGCGACCGTCATTTGTGAGACCAACTTCAAATACATGTACTGGTCAATGGCACAGCAGCTCACCCACCACACAATTACTGGCTGCAAAGTAGAAGTTGGTGACATGATAGGTTCAGGTACAATCTCAGGGCCCACGCCTGACTCTTATGGTTCAATGCTAGAGATTGCTTGGAACGCTACCAAACCAGTCACACTAAAAGGTGGCGAGACGCGTAGCTTCATCGAAGATGGTGACACGGTCATCATGAAAGGCTATAGCGAGAAAGATGGTATACGTGTTGGCTTTGGTGAAGTACGCGGCAAAGTACTACCAGCGCTGAGCTTTGATTTTGACAAGTAG
- a CDS encoding aromatic amino acid transaminase, which yields MFERIDYYAGDPILGLMEKYSADSNPNKVNLGIGIYYDENGVLPVLDCVKTAEERIADPIAPRPYLPMAGLPGHRKGCQELLFGKDAQILKDGLVATIATIGGSGALKVGAEFIHDWFPQAKCYVSDPTWGNHIAIFEGSDVEVGKYPYYDKANSSIKFDEMIAFFETLNKNDVILLHPCCHNPTGMDLTQAQWDTVLNVVKARELIPFMDIAYQGFGEDMDSDAYAIRKAVEMGLPLFVSNSFSKNLSLYGERVGGLSVVCPTVDETERVFGQLNATVRRIYSSPPSHGGRVVDIVMNDEALHEQWVGEVYAMRDRIKAMRLKLKSVLEAKIPNRNFDYITRQNGMFSFTGLTPEQVERLQTEFGIYMVSNSRMCVAGLNTSNIDYVANAMADVLKD from the coding sequence ATGTTTGAACGTATCGATTATTACGCTGGTGATCCAATCTTAGGTCTTATGGAAAAATACTCAGCAGATAGCAATCCTAACAAGGTCAATTTAGGTATTGGTATTTATTATGATGAGAATGGCGTATTGCCTGTACTCGACTGTGTAAAAACAGCCGAAGAGCGTATTGCTGATCCTATCGCACCGCGTCCATACCTACCAATGGCAGGCCTGCCAGGCCACCGTAAAGGCTGTCAGGAATTACTGTTTGGTAAAGACGCCCAAATTTTAAAAGACGGCTTGGTCGCTACTATCGCTACAATCGGTGGTTCTGGCGCGTTGAAAGTTGGTGCTGAATTTATTCATGACTGGTTCCCACAAGCTAAGTGCTATGTGAGCGATCCAACATGGGGCAACCATATCGCTATCTTTGAAGGCTCTGATGTAGAAGTCGGTAAATACCCGTACTACGACAAAGCTAACAGCAGCATCAAATTTGATGAAATGATTGCGTTTTTTGAAACATTAAACAAAAACGACGTCATCTTACTACACCCATGCTGTCATAACCCAACCGGTATGGATTTGACCCAAGCGCAATGGGATACTGTACTCAATGTCGTGAAGGCGCGTGAGCTAATTCCATTCATGGACATCGCTTATCAAGGGTTTGGCGAAGACATGGACAGCGACGCTTACGCTATCCGTAAAGCGGTTGAGATGGGCTTGCCATTGTTTGTTAGCAACTCATTCTCTAAAAACTTATCGCTATATGGCGAGCGCGTCGGCGGCCTATCAGTCGTCTGCCCAACCGTAGACGAAACCGAACGCGTATTCGGTCAGCTAAACGCAACCGTACGCCGTATCTACTCAAGCCCGCCATCACATGGTGGACGCGTGGTCGATATCGTCATGAACGATGAAGCCCTACATGAGCAGTGGGTTGGCGAAGTTTATGCCATGCGCGACCGTATCAAAGCCATGCGCCTAAAGCTAAAATCAGTGTTAGAAGCCAAAATCCCTAACCGTAACTTTGATTACATCACCCGTCAAAACGGTATGTTTAGCTTTACTGGTCTCACGCCTGAGCAAGTCGAACGCCTACAGACCGAGTTCGGTATCTATATGGTCTCTAACTCACGTATGTGTGTGGCTGGCCTAAACACCAGCAACATCGACTATGTGGCCAATGCCATGGCAGACGTCTTAAAAGATTAA
- a CDS encoding LysR family transcriptional regulator, translated as MNISIRQLTAFIKVADNGSFTRASEQMYLTQSAVSGLIKELETGLGIVLFDRTTRQLSLSAVGRHLLPQARRILNEMQLFENEASSLTSLAQGQVRLAVSQFAASSLPAVIAQFAKEYPNISVSLLDCSAENLLKHIQDIEVDLGVGTELGFIETEDDIGADLLYQLPFCVVMPDSHTLAKRDEITWQDLLETPLITLQGPFLDQVTAELDDSISAHVQQARYKVNFMSTALEMTRQGFGITLCLPYMPEVIDWVSANGLLMRPLTQPVKMRQFFIYQRASRALSPATIAFKQFLQTYFATHYNDLHHSDSSSSE; from the coding sequence ATGAATATCAGCATTCGCCAATTGACCGCATTTATCAAAGTCGCTGACAACGGCAGCTTTACTCGTGCCAGCGAACAGATGTATTTGACCCAATCTGCCGTCAGTGGATTGATTAAGGAATTAGAGACTGGCCTCGGTATCGTGTTGTTTGATCGCACCACTCGCCAGTTGTCTCTGTCCGCAGTAGGGCGGCATCTATTACCACAAGCGCGGCGTATCTTGAATGAGATGCAGCTGTTTGAAAATGAAGCGAGTAGCTTGACCAGCTTAGCCCAAGGTCAGGTGCGCTTGGCTGTATCACAGTTCGCGGCGTCTTCCCTACCTGCCGTCATCGCTCAATTTGCCAAAGAATATCCAAATATCAGCGTCTCACTATTGGACTGCTCAGCCGAGAATTTGCTTAAGCATATCCAAGATATTGAAGTCGATTTAGGCGTTGGCACCGAACTTGGTTTTATAGAAACTGAAGATGATATCGGGGCTGATCTGTTGTATCAGCTACCATTTTGCGTGGTTATGCCAGACAGCCATACACTGGCAAAAAGAGATGAAATTACTTGGCAAGATTTATTAGAAACGCCACTAATTACCTTACAAGGTCCGTTCCTCGATCAAGTAACCGCAGAACTCGACGACTCTATCTCCGCTCATGTTCAACAAGCCCGCTACAAGGTGAATTTTATGTCTACCGCGCTTGAGATGACTCGGCAAGGTTTCGGCATTACCTTATGCCTACCCTACATGCCTGAAGTTATTGATTGGGTCAGCGCCAATGGTCTGCTGATGCGACCACTCACTCAACCAGTCAAAATGCGGCAATTTTTTATCTATCAGCGTGCCTCACGGGCGCTCTCTCCGGCGACCATTGCTTTTAAGCAGTTTTTGCAAACGTATTTTGCGACCCATTATAACGACCTACATCACTCTGACTCATCGTCTAGCGAATGA
- the hppD gene encoding 4-hydroxyphenylpyruvate dioxygenase, whose product MADLFDNPMGLNGFDFVEFASPQPDAVDALFKQLGFAHVANHRSKDVALYRQGDINLILNREPKSQASYFVEEHGAGACSMGFRVKDAKKAYERAVEMGAQPVDVPTGVMELRLPAIKGIGGSLIYLIDRYKDGESIYDVDFEFFADIDRNPVGYGFKVIDHLTHNVYRGRMAYWAKFYERIFNFREIRYFDIKGEYTGLTSKAMTAPDGKIRIPLNEEAKQGGGQIEEYLMHFNGEGIQHIALASDDLFASIDKLKAAGIPLMTAPNAAYYEMLSERLPNHGENVADLQTRGILLDGTTEGGAPRLLLQIFSETILGSPVFFEFIQRKGDYADGFGEGNFKALFESIERDQVRRGTVGQPETETL is encoded by the coding sequence ATGGCAGATTTATTTGACAACCCAATGGGACTAAATGGATTTGATTTTGTCGAGTTTGCCTCTCCGCAGCCTGATGCGGTCGACGCATTGTTTAAGCAGCTTGGTTTTGCCCATGTCGCCAATCACCGTTCAAAAGACGTTGCGCTATATCGCCAAGGTGATATCAACCTCATCCTAAACCGCGAACCAAAAAGCCAAGCCAGTTACTTCGTTGAAGAGCATGGCGCTGGTGCTTGTAGCATGGGCTTTCGCGTAAAAGATGCCAAAAAAGCGTATGAGCGTGCGGTTGAAATGGGTGCGCAGCCAGTAGATGTGCCAACTGGGGTGATGGAGCTTAGGTTGCCTGCTATCAAAGGCATTGGTGGCTCATTAATCTATTTGATTGACCGTTATAAAGATGGCGAATCTATCTATGATGTCGACTTTGAATTCTTTGCAGATATAGACAGAAACCCTGTCGGCTATGGCTTCAAAGTTATCGACCATCTAACGCACAACGTCTATCGCGGACGCATGGCGTACTGGGCAAAATTTTATGAGCGTATCTTTAATTTCCGCGAGATTCGCTACTTTGATATCAAAGGTGAGTACACGGGACTAACCAGTAAAGCCATGACCGCGCCTGATGGCAAAATCCGTATTCCATTGAATGAAGAAGCCAAGCAGGGCGGTGGCCAAATCGAAGAGTACCTAATGCATTTCAATGGCGAAGGTATTCAGCATATTGCGCTAGCCAGTGATGATTTGTTTGCCAGTATCGATAAGCTAAAAGCGGCTGGTATTCCGCTTATGACTGCACCAAATGCAGCCTACTATGAAATGCTGAGCGAGCGCTTACCGAACCATGGTGAAAATGTTGCTGACTTGCAAACGCGGGGTATCTTGTTGGACGGCACCACAGAAGGCGGTGCACCGCGTCTGCTACTACAGATTTTCTCTGAAACTATTTTGGGTAGCCCAGTTTTCTTTGAGTTCATTCAGCGTAAAGGCGATTATGCAGATGGCTTTGGTGAAGGTAACTTTAAAGCGTTGTTTGAATCGATAGAGCGCGACCAAGTACGTCGCGGCACAGTCGGTCAGCCAGAGACTGAAACCCTATAA
- the phhA gene encoding phenylalanine 4-monooxygenase, which translates to MERLSQIDSLNTAIGINSVATSKQSNDASSHSNATNKKQPYISHQPDSNGHIHYSDDEHTMWQALLARQAEQTPNRACTAYLEGLTKLNLPTTHIPQLHDIDEVLQATTGWQTAAVPALISFGKFFKLLANKSFPVATFIRRFDDMDYIEEPDIFHEIVGHCPLLTHPAFATFNETYGKLGLSATKEERWFLARLYWFTIEFGLVGSRVENRRIYGGGILSSPSETIYALDRTPQELSIAQNKPQSQPEHRAFDLLDVLRTPYRIDQIQPIYYVIDELDTLFDIVNSDIMGAVKKAMSLGLFEPTYPEKAR; encoded by the coding sequence ATGGAACGCCTATCACAGATAGATTCTCTTAATACTGCCATCGGTATCAATAGCGTTGCTACTAGTAAGCAAAGCAACGATGCGTCCAGTCATTCTAACGCGACAAATAAAAAACAGCCGTATATCTCGCATCAGCCAGATAGTAATGGTCATATTCACTATAGTGATGATGAACATACGATGTGGCAAGCGCTGCTGGCACGTCAAGCGGAACAAACGCCCAATCGTGCGTGTACTGCATATCTAGAGGGTTTGACTAAGTTAAATTTACCGACGACGCATATCCCGCAGTTACATGATATCGATGAGGTATTGCAAGCGACCACAGGTTGGCAGACCGCCGCTGTGCCTGCATTAATCAGCTTTGGTAAATTTTTTAAACTGCTCGCCAATAAGTCCTTTCCTGTGGCGACTTTTATTCGTCGATTTGATGACATGGACTATATCGAAGAACCTGATATTTTTCACGAAATCGTTGGGCATTGCCCGCTGTTGACCCATCCTGCGTTTGCGACGTTTAATGAGACGTATGGCAAGCTTGGTCTTAGCGCAACGAAAGAAGAGCGCTGGTTTTTAGCACGACTGTATTGGTTTACCATTGAGTTTGGATTGGTCGGCAGTCGCGTAGAAAATCGTAGAATCTATGGCGGCGGTATATTAAGCTCACCTTCTGAAACGATCTACGCACTTGATCGGACGCCGCAAGAGCTTTCAATCGCTCAAAATAAGCCGCAATCTCAACCAGAGCACCGAGCATTTGATTTGCTTGATGTACTGCGTACGCCTTATCGTATCGATCAGATACAGCCAATCTACTATGTCATCGATGAATTAGATACCTTATTTGATATCGTCAATAGTGACATTATGGGTGCGGTCAAAAAAGCTATGTCGCTTGGACTATTTGAGCCGACCTATCCAGAAAAAGCTCGTTAA
- a CDS encoding 4a-hydroxytetrahydrobiopterin dehydratase translates to MTALSQNSCEACRIGAPKVDEAEAKELLPQIPNWSLIEVDGIQQLQRQYKFKNFVSAMAFANQLAEIAEAEGHHPGILVEWGKATVTWWSHSIKGLHRNDFVMAAKTDDLLGK, encoded by the coding sequence ATGACAGCACTATCACAAAACAGCTGCGAAGCTTGCCGCATTGGCGCACCGAAAGTTGATGAAGCCGAAGCAAAAGAATTATTACCGCAAATTCCTAACTGGTCACTAATCGAGGTGGATGGTATTCAGCAATTGCAGCGTCAGTATAAATTTAAAAACTTTGTCTCAGCAATGGCATTTGCCAATCAACTGGCAGAAATCGCCGAAGCAGAAGGTCATCATCCGGGTATATTGGTAGAGTGGGGTAAGGCTACGGTCACTTGGTGGTCACATAGTATCAAGGGTTTGCATCGCAATGATTTCGTCATGGCAGCTAAGACCGATGACTTACTGGGTAAGTAA